In Massilistercora timonensis, the following are encoded in one genomic region:
- the murB gene encoding UDP-N-acetylmuramate dehydrogenase, translating to MDKNFYSRLQEILPADRIKEEEPMRLHTTFRVGGPARFFVMPKTAEELQGIIAGCREAQVSYYIIGNGSNLLVSDQGYEGVVIQIFKEMNEIRIEGEEIVAQAGALLSAVAARAAEASLTGFEFAAGIPGTLGGACVMNAGAYGGEMKDVLTEVQALTREGEILTIPKDELELGYRTSVIAKKGYIVLEAKLRLEKGEEADIRARMEDLKNRRVTKQPLEYPSAGSTFKRPEGYFAGKLIQDAGLGGFQVGGAQVSEKHCGFVINKDQATAADIAELIRQVQAKVKEDSGVDLEPEVKRLGEF from the coding sequence ATGGATAAAAATTTCTACAGCCGGCTTCAGGAGATCCTTCCGGCGGACCGGATCAAAGAAGAAGAGCCCATGCGTCTGCATACCACCTTTCGTGTGGGCGGGCCTGCCCGGTTCTTTGTGATGCCAAAGACGGCGGAGGAACTGCAGGGGATCATCGCCGGCTGCCGCGAGGCGCAGGTTTCCTACTATATTATAGGAAACGGGAGCAACCTTCTGGTATCGGATCAGGGATATGAGGGTGTGGTCATCCAGATCTTCAAGGAGATGAATGAGATCCGGATCGAGGGCGAAGAGATCGTGGCCCAGGCGGGAGCCCTGCTTTCCGCAGTGGCAGCCCGGGCGGCGGAAGCCTCCCTCACCGGATTCGAGTTCGCGGCAGGGATCCCGGGTACCCTGGGAGGGGCCTGTGTGATGAACGCCGGGGCCTACGGCGGAGAGATGAAGGACGTGCTGACTGAAGTGCAGGCGCTCACCCGGGAAGGGGAGATCCTGACGATTCCAAAAGATGAGCTGGAGCTGGGATACCGGACCAGCGTGATCGCCAAAAAGGGCTATATTGTCCTGGAGGCAAAGCTGCGGCTGGAGAAAGGGGAAGAGGCGGACATCCGGGCCAGGATGGAAGACCTGAAGAACCGGCGGGTGACCAAGCAGCCGCTGGAGTACCCAAGCGCGGGAAGTACTTTTAAGAGGCCAGAAGGTTATTTCGCAGGAAAGCTGATCCAGGACGCAGGGCTTGGAGGTTTCCAGGTGGGCGGAGCCCAGGTGTCGGAGAAGCATTGCGGCTTTGTGATCAATAAGGACCAGGCAACCGCGGCTGATATCGCGGAGCTGATCCGCCAGGTACAGGCCAAAGTAAAGGAAGATTCCGGTGTGGATCTGGAACCGGAGGTAAAGCGCCTGGGAGAATTCTAA